A genomic window from Punica granatum isolate Tunisia-2019 chromosome 2, ASM765513v2, whole genome shotgun sequence includes:
- the LOC116194343 gene encoding receptor-like cytosolic serine/threonine-protein kinase RBK1, whose amino-acid sequence MTVFEQVKAVAEEGEQKKCVLVGIRFDSRSRELLNWALVKVADPGDRVVALHVCCRGSDHALQGQSLLDSYLEVYEGLCNVKKVQLKGHILCTSSIRRALVREAKKVAAAALLVGIDKHSAFGIPTGTAKYCAKRLPLSTDVLAIHNGKIVFRRFGHNQLTGVFQDPRPSLYTTSSKESQSEFAESETETEDSSSELNFSFRDNPMPSKSAVYGSTRISSVSISECSGDQLDSRPGWPLLRTAALQTPAAVGRRNISVVQWAMSLPDRSQHISATPRNISSNSGFGNIHTNNFSAQDELSKQMDLLINRKTSDFAWVNFEVLRKSTSQFSSENLIGKGGSNRVYRGTLSDGSEVAVKVLKSTKESRRDFALEVDIISSLKHRFIIPLHGICIQNDNLFSIYDFFPKGSLEENLHGNGENECGLLWKARYNIALRVAEALNYLHNEISRPVIHRDVKSSNILLTDDFEPKLSDFGLAMWAPTDSLFLEVDLVGTFGYLAPEYFMSGKVSDRIDVYSFGVVLLELLSGRKPISSEASKGQESLIMWAKPIIESGDIKGILDPRLDGDINEVELRRMVLAATLCLTQAARLRPSINQILKILRGECDMDPMVSFSTMNLDGSESTEDNHDDEVYPESCAASHLGLALLDICDDFTSFSSLEQRSNILFVEEYMNGRWSRSSSFE is encoded by the exons ATGACGGTTTTCGAGCAAGTTAAGGCCGTGGCGGAGGAGGGGGAGCAGAAGAAGTGCGTGCTGGTCGGGATTCGGTTTGATAGCCGGAGCAGGGAGCTGCTCAACTGGGCTCTCGTGAAAGTGGCCGACCCGGGGGACCGGGTTGTTGCTCTTCACGTCTGTTGTCGAGGTTCAG ATCACGCTTTACAAGGGCAATCCCTGCTGGATAGCTACTTGGAGGTTTATGAGGGCCTATGCAACGTTAAGAAG GTTCAACTTAAAGGTCACATTCTATGCACAAGTTCGATAAGACGAGCTCTAGTTCGAGAGGCAAAGAAGGTTGCAGCTGCCGCCCTTCTTGTTGGGATAGACAAGCACAGTGCCTTCGG GATACCAACAGGAACAGCAAAGTATTGTGCCAAGAGACTGCCCTTATCGACCGACGTATTGGCCATCCACAATGGGAAGATCGTCTTCAGGAGGTTTGGCCATAATCAACTTACAG GTGTTTTCCAAGATCCGAGACCAAGCCTGTATACAACTTCTTCCAAGGAGAGCCAATCTGAGTTCGCTGAATCAGAGACAGAGACCGAGGATTCGAGTTCCGAATTAAATTTTAGTTTCCGGGATAATCCAATGCCAAGCAAAAGCGCTGTTTATGGGAGCACAAGGATTTCATCAGTATCTATCTCAGAATGTAGCGGGGACCAGTTGGATTCAAGGCCGGGATGGCCTTTACTCAGAACGGCTGCTTTGCAAACTCCAGCAGCAGTGGGTCGAAGGAACATTTCTGTGGTTCAGTGGGCAATGAGCTTGCCGGATCGGTCCCAACACATCTCAGCAACACCGAGAAACATCTCAAGCAATTCTGGATTTGGAAATATCCATACTAACAACTTCTCTGCGCAAGACGAGCTATCAAAGCAGATGGATCTTCTCATCAACAGAAAGACCTCCGATTTTGCTTGGGTCAATTTTGAAGTACTACGCAAATCAACTTCTCAGTTCTCCTCAG AAAATCTGATCGGGAAAGGAGGGTCTAATCGGGTGTATAGGGGAACCCTCTCAGACGGCAGTGAAGTGGCTGTGAAGGTTCTGAAGTCGACCAAAGAATCACGAAGAGATTTTGCCCTTGAagtagatattatttcctcaCTGAAGCACAGATTCATTATTCCCCTGCACGGGATCTGCATTCAAAACGATAATCTCTTCTCTATCTATGATTTCTTTCCAAAGGGAAGCTTGGAAGAGAACCTGCACG GCAATGGAGAGAACGAATGTGGATTGCTATGGAAGGCACGATACAACATAGCCCTCAGAGTCGCTGAAGCACTGAACTACCTTCACAATGAAATTTCCCGGCCTGTTATTCATCGTGATGTCAAGTCTTCGAATATTCTTCTGACAGATGACTTTGAACCAAAG TTATCGGACTTCGGGCTTGCAATGTGGGCCCCAACAGATTCGCTATTCCTGGAAGTCGACTTGGTGGGAACGTTCGGGTATCTTGCCCCCGAATACTTTATGTCCGGCAAAGTTAGCGATAGGATCGACGTTTACTCCTTCGGCGTGGTCCTTCTCGAGCTTTTATCAGGAAGGAAACCCATCAGCTCTGAGGCTTCAAAGGGACAGGAAAGCTTGATCATGTGG GCAAAGCCGATTATTGAGAGTGGAGACATCAAAGGCATTTTAGATCCAAGGCTCGATGGTGATATCAATGAAGTTGAGCTGAGGAGAATGGTCCTTGCAGCTACCCTTTGCCTCACGCAGGCAGCTCGTCTTCGTCCAAGTATAAACCAG ATTCTGAAGATCCTAAGAGGAGAATGCGATATGGACCCAATGGTCAGCTTCAGCACGATGAATTTGGATGGTTCAGAAAGTACAGAGGATAATCACGACGATGAGGTTTATCCTGAATCGTGTGCAGCTTCTCATTTGGGCCTCGCACTGCTCGATATATGCGATGATTTCACATCATTTAGTAGCTTGGAGCAGCGGAGCAATATTCTCTTTGTGGAGGAGTACATGAATGGAAGATGGAGCCGATCTTCGAGCTTTGAGTAA